AAATTACAATTAATCATCTAATAAGTAAATCAATGAAAAACAACAgttttccaaatatatataaatcaaagACAATATGGCATCATTTCATTGCGTCGTCTTTTAGGAACAGTCCAACGGGTCCCATCATGCTTAATCAATAACCAGTGTACAAAATGTGAACAAACCATGCCCCTGGATGAGGAATAATAAAGGTGAAGCTTTACAGATAGAACTTACAGGATGGGAAATTGTACTTAAAGATCTTATCAATCTTCTAGAAgatatttgtttcttctagCACCAAAAGCAAGTCTCTGAACAAAATGGGAAACACGAAACAATTAGTTGATGGTACgatgaaggaaaagaaaaaaaaaacatttcaacTTAATTGAGAAGTAATTAATCATTTCTCCACTGAGAATTGAGAGTAATCTTTCAGTCCAGTGAGGAAACGAATGTACGTGGGCCTTGTTGAACCATTGGTTGGGATAGATCTTATGTTTGGGCCAAGGTATTCTGCGACCTGTAAACTCAAAGGCCGCGGACATGAAGAAGAAGTGCAGgagcaattattattattattatttttcagtAACAGAGTAAGTGATCACTATATAAACAGAACAAATGCATGTAAATAGCCTCACCCACCTTAATAGGCTCCTTCAAAATATAACAATTTGTCTTACCgaggaaaaagagaaacaaaaatataaaatcaatcgttaccataattttttttctaacataGATTGTAGGGCCCATCCATAAACAATTGGAGGTCTGAAGTCTTCTCTTGTACATATATTCAAACTGTCTGGGCTCATcctaataatttcatattaatttatccTTAGATTCATCAGAAGTGCTTAAGAGAAATAAACCTTCACACGTTTcggtataaaattatttgctCCATCTGTTATTCAAGTAATGGAGATGAAATGAGCAGCACATTGTGGATGTCATCCAAATGCACAATAGATTTCTTGTGCGTTTCTCATGCCTTCTGCATTcttcttgaaaaaaattatacataaGAGGAAGAACTTTATAACAAGTTCAGACATAAGAGAGAATGTTAATAATAGAAAGAACAGTACCTAGGGGTGGGTCGCCCATCAGAACCAGCCCCATCAATGTTGAAAATATGACCTCCTCGAGGTTTGTTTAACATCATCTTTATTGCCTAAACAAGAAGTCAGGAACTATGCATGATTTACAAGAGCATTTGTAGTGACAACTTCACTGCATTAGAGAGCGTCTAAGGAATAAACCAAAAGAATTTCCATTTCATGTCATTGAGATTTGGAGATCAGAAGGAGGAAGCTCACATGAGATCTTCATCTGAAGTCTCGAGCAAAGGCTTAAAGCTATAAGCATTTGACCCTGCATTATTGGTCTGCATTGTTCTTGCAATACGTTAAATAGCAATAGAAGCAAACAAAATCCCACCAAAGTAGTATGAATTATAAGACATAAAAAAAACTGTGTATGAGACTCATCATATCCTCTCACCAAAATCAATCAACAATTGAAATAGTAGACgatgaaacattttttgttcttttaagtCCAGTTTCCTATAATACGTTAAATATTGCAAttgtaaattatgaaaatgcaTACTTTGTCCATCTAAGCATTGTATAGGCCAACGCTTTTCAGACAGGCACGTGTTAGGATTGTATGAAAAAACCTCAATGACATGATAAAGCTATCCACACGAGGCATTTCTTTAGTGGGACATCTCAATAGCATCATTATACACAACAACCTATTTCTCATTTCAATAGTTACTATTTCATAATTGCTGGCGTTATCCCTACTGTGTTTGCTCATTTACTCAAGTACAAAAAGCGTATACATGCACACAAATCCTGTATATGTGGATTATTCTAGAGATATCATGttctactttcaattttttttttgaagatttcaATCAAATTGCTATATTAACGACATCTTCACCACCACGAGTCAGCCAAAAGTAAAAGAGACAAGTAAATTTAGATGGTCTCGAGGTTATGATTCATGTTCAAACATTAAAGGCCACCTATCTAAGATGTTCAATATCATATAGATTCTTTGATACCAAATAGACTTATATTGTAGTTGATGGAAATCAAGATTTACTCATTTGGTCTTCATGTAGAAGGGGAGGGAAGGGGAAGAGAAAGAACAATTTGAAGTAGATACCCATATATCAATGTATTTAAGACTTTTCTGCACAAAATTGACTACAATTTTTACATCCTCTCCTTCTCGCACGTCACATTTAGTACCCTGTAAAGTAGAATTAGATTAGGACGAGCTTGAAGTGTCGGCAACTGCTCCAAATGCAAATAGTACATGGCAAACAAGGAAATGatagaaaaatgatgaaaaaacaTCTGCGAAgaacaaattaaattgaaaaagttTAGCAGGAGCTAACCATAGATGCTTATCATGATTATTAGGAGAATCCGTACCTAATCAATAAATCAAACACATTTTTATGGGAACAGAAGTGTATTAATAAATTGTTAAAAGAATGTGCACAACGCCACTCATAGatctataaaattaaaataaccaCAAACACATAAGAACCCAAagcttgaaaattaaaaaagaaaattattgaacTCTTCAGggaaaataaactaataacgATGTTAAATAATGAAACCATAGACTCGAGATTCTCCAAATAGCTGAATTGATCAAATATCCTATATACCTGATAAGTAAGATGGCGGAAATGTATTACAAATACAGCTTCATACATACTTTACAAAATAACCTGCAGTCAAACTCCATTTAATTCATGAAGCTCCTACTCTAAACATGACTGAAAAATGAACTCGACATGCAATAATTATATAAGTGTGCGCAAGTACTAGAAAATGTAACTctttagttaatattttacaGTCCTGTACAGATTTATTCAGAGTCCTACACGAGTGTTCATGAATNaaaaaaaaaaaaaaaaaaaaaaaaaaaaaaaaaacagaaggtTTCATGATGAGCATAGTGCATATGTTACCTGATAGTGAACAGATTACAACATTGTCACCTGCTTTCAGAAACTGTTTGGCAACCGCATATCCTATTCCTGAATACATTGCAAATATGAGTAGAAAGCACCATACGAACGAACATAAGGAAGTTAAATGCACTGATGTGTCAAAGAAGTACTCTATATCCGCACTCAAATGAAAAACTCCCATCCCAAGGATCTGTAAGTGATTAGAATATGACTAAATCTACACGATCAAGAAAATTCAGGTAACTGTGTGCAAATACATAGTAAACATTTTCCTTGGATTTAGATGAAAATCCTAAGAATAACCGGTTGTTCTTTGGTCCTCGTAGCAAAACagtttgaaaaattatatgtCCAAAGGCCTAATTTATGAAGTTTATGACTAACTTGATAATTAGAAGGATATTAATCCGGAGGATATCTTAGCACTCATTTAAGCACTCAAACTTTAATTGATTAGGCTCTAACCTCCAATGTATCCATCTTTCTACGAAGtccaaacaaataaaacattcgACAATCGTTCCAAACAATAAGTTTGACTTCAATCGTATGATATAAGCTCGTGAACCTTAAAGCTTACTAATCCAAACTGCAACTGTACACGTGAAATCATAGTCTAAAACATACCttcaaattcttaataaaacTAAGAGGAAAGAGCCAGCCAGGAAGTTCCTCAAACCAAATTCCTAAAAAGAATTCAAGTCAATCAGATAAACAAATATGTATTCCACCACCCAAAATTTCGtcaaaaaagcaaaaatacAGTTGAGCGAGTACAGTTCGGAATTTCTTGCTTACAAAAACGACGTCAAACACCAGACGCCATAAGTTCAAGCAAAActataaacaaaaaaccaGCAGGAAATTAATAGATGCAACAGGAAACCAAAGCATAACGCAAtatatcaaacaaacaaaatgaacaaaaggACGCCACACCTTTAGTAGAACCAGCGATCAAAACATTCTAAGGAGGAATCATAGGCCCTCTCTGCTGAAAGATTTCAGCCTTCACGGATAGAGAACTGGAATTCACAAGATCTGGCGCGAACCACCAATCGAAAGACTGTAACTCTCCGATTTGCAGATTGATAGGCGTAGACCGGAAGGAGGagagacgaagaagaagccacCGTTACGCGAGATGAAGGAGAACGGAAACTGGAGAGAAACTGAAGAAAATCCATTTCCCGCGGTAGAAATTTACAGAGAGTATGAAATTCACAAGAGTAATACGAACTTTGAGAGTATGAAATTTCATGCCATATCTAGAAATTTTTGTGTTCATGATTTTTTCTTGTAGTTTCTTGGAAAACAAGACAATAAATAGTGAGCAATATCATAGTCATAGTACCAAGCATTGTCACAAGCATCATGATATTTATACTCATAAAAATCTCAATTAAATATCGTTAatttctccctacccaaggttatatacggtaagccgttgttatccCGTTGTtatctctctcttgcttgcttatataacgtctctttcaaaatcactgtttctaaaatctctctctaccctcgttttctaaaaccttcttttaaaaccgaggctagaggctcgatcatacgtcgcttggccgtaggcgacgcaataACAAATtgacttagctcacttgtcgttggaaagtgagtgtcgcacaatcgctagcCCGCTGCCTTCAAAATCCCTCAAGTATCGAGACTCCGAGATGGCCTATAGAAATGTtcatatttgatgaaattaacGATCGAATATGATTTTAGGAGCTGGGTTGGGTTGTAAGGTCTTGTACACATGATCAcggagttttttttattttgtatcttCATTTTAGTCTTGGTACAATCTCTAGTCAGTGTGAAATTACAACTGATGCCCCTCGTTTCATCGAAGTATCGATCTATAGTTATCAAAACATTGTGTGCTCGTGTTTTCTATTGTATTTTCAACGTGGGATCACGACCCTTTGTTCCGGCCATTGTAGCACGTGTGTCGCCCAAGGCATAAGGGGCATGATGACTTGACGTCATCCTCACCTTCCTCTAGCTTATCACCGGCAGTTTGCTTAGGGTTCCAACCTCAATGGATGGCAACTAAACACGAGGATTGCGCTCGTTGCGGGACTTAACCCAACACCTTACGGCACGAGCCGATGACGAAGGCACCCCTCTATTTCAAGAGGATTCGCAGCATGTCAAGCCCGCTAGCTTGAGATGAAAGTGACCCGATGATTCTATTCTGGACATAGACGGAGTTTCTCGACCGTCATGGATACCCACAACCTAAAATCCACCTAGAATTCTTCCTTCAAGAGGTAGGAAAGAACATCAtcaaagaaccaagaacaaatcGCTACATAACattaatgtattaaattttataagctaaatcaaataaattattgtgaaattaattatcatttattgCATATAGATTCAACGAAATTTACATTGTTtacatattaattattttttgttttttctggCGGACCTCAACGAAGCTCCAATTACCACAATGGTTAAAAGAGCAGCCCCAATCATCACAGCTGGCCGGTTTTCTTCCTTCATCGCCACCTTCGCCACCGCCTCGCTGGTCTCTTTCACCTTCGCCACCGCCGCCTTGCCGGTCTCTTTCACTTTCGCCAGCATCTCGAATATTACGTTCCCGCCGGCGCTAGGTTTTTTCTCTtcactttctttattttcttttgattcagTGACGATTTTCGCCTTTTTAGCAACTTCTTGGTCTGTCTTCTTCTCGTTCTTCTGAGATTCGACGATTTCCGCCTTTTTAGCAACTTCTTTGTCTGTCTTCTTCTCGTTCTTCTGAGATTCGAGGATTGATTTCTCCGATTCAGCGTCTCCCGTTGACGGTGGCTTTtgatcttcttccttttcttttcttgctttgATGCCAGTGGTTTTCCGGTTCCATGGCGTCGTAGCCGCCGCACGGGACGATGGACGGGGAGGTgatggtggaggaggaggtggaggtggaggtggtggtgCGGCAATTTCAGAGATATtcttttggtaattttctCTGAGTTCCTTTACTGAGCGTCTTGGTTCAATAGCGGACGGCCGTGGTGCAGAGATTTCGGGGAATAGTTCATTATCTCTTTGCCTCGATTTCTCCGATAATTCCGGATCCGTCGCCGAAGGCGCCGGCGCCCTAACAGGCGATTTCTCGCGATAATCCCCTGCCTCCGCCGTCGCTTTTCCATCCGAAGAAGCCTTCCgatcatcttctttctctgAAGAGGCATCTTCAGAAGCTGTCCATTTGCGTTTGGCCGGTAGCATCTTATCCATAGATCTCCGTTGATTTTCTCCTCCTATTTCCTTAACTTCATCGGTCGATCTCTGATCAGACGGCGGTGGTGCCGGAACCCTAGCAGGCAATTTATCGCAATGTTCCCCTGCGTGCTCCGCCGCTTCCCGATCAGAAGAAGCCTTTTGATCGTCTTCTTGCTTTGAAGAGGCATCA
This genomic window from Cucurbita pepo subsp. pepo cultivar mu-cu-16 chromosome LG01, ASM280686v2, whole genome shotgun sequence contains:
- the LOC111779202 gene encoding MAP7 domain-containing protein 1-like; this translates as MCYIFIRPKRIAMDWFQKSSKPRDKNDTESLGITFEPIVFHPERNEYETCIKLSGCQKDQIKVTYEKATRKLKVQGKKQNTEFVKEFSAPADCLVTGIYGRFCGDVLRIIMPRMLSDRSPSNDASSKQEDDQKASSDREAAEHAGEHCDKLPARVPAPPPSDQRSTDEVKEIGGENQRRSMDKMLPAKRKWTASEDASSEKEDDRKASSDGKATAEAGDYREKSPVRAPAPSATDPELSEKSRQRDNELFPEISAPRPSAIEPRRSVKELRENYQKNISEIAAPPPPPPPPPPPSPPRPSSRAAATTPWNRKTTGIKARKEKEEDQKPPSTGDAESEKSILESQKNEKKTDKEVAKKAEIVESQKNEKKTDQEVAKKAKIVTESKENKESEEKKPSAGGNVIFEMLAKVKETGKAAVAKVKETSEAVAKVAMKEENRPAVMIGAALLTIVVIGASLRSARKNKK